From the Xyrauchen texanus isolate HMW12.3.18 chromosome 37, RBS_HiC_50CHRs, whole genome shotgun sequence genome, one window contains:
- the LOC127631280 gene encoding E3 ubiquitin-protein ligase NEURL3, protein MANKANESHCVCHKYGSLESLSFHPHVKGRLITLSEGGRRATRVGSSFCNGLVFSGRPVKVRERVRLRMVERSVKDWHGSLRVGFANVLPELTALPQLAIPDLTKYPQNAATRVAEDICYPGSEFEFWLDKYANLCIRSSDGTSYTQPTTLNTRWPIWAIVDVYGQTSAVLLLGSVYKGRFRTYRSCPALTHIKRTKDNGEDINKVMLNRTSKQKCNLHLENTEAEECIVCYSEVSDTLLSCGHKCVCTVCAIKVYNMFGTCPLCRQRIYSIEDL, encoded by the exons ATGGCAAATAAGGCAAATG AATCACACTGCGTGTGTCACAAGTACGGCAGCCTGGAATCGCTCTCTTTCCACCCGCATGTGAAGGGGCGACTGATAACGCTGAGCGAGGGCGGTCGGCGGGCGACCAGGGTTGGCTCGTCTTTCTGCAACGGTCTGGTGTTTAGCGGGCGCCCGGTGAAAGTACGGGAGAGGGTGCGCCTGCGAATGGTCGAGCGCAGCGTGAAGGATTGGCATGGCTCGCTGCGGGTCGGTTTTGCAAATGTTTTACCAGAACTGACAGCTTTACCCCAACTAGCTATCCCAGATTTAACCAAATATCCGCAGAATGCAGCAACTAGAGTTGCCGAGGACATCTGTTATCCTGGATCAGAGTTTGAGTTCTGGCTCGACAAGTATGCAAATCTGTGCATACGGAGCTCTGATGGGACATCATACACGCAGCCGACCACTCTGAATACCCGCTGGCCCATCTGGGCGATTGTTGACGTCTATGGACAGACCAGCGCAGTGCTGCTGCTTG GTTCTGTGTATAAGGGTCGGTTTCGCACCTATAGGTCCTGTCCCGCTCTCACACACATCAAACGCACTAAAGACAATGGTGAGGACATCAACAAAGTGATGCTGAACAGAACAAGTAAACAAAAGTGCAACCTTCACCTGGAAAACACAG AAGCAGAGGAATGTATCGTGTGCTACAGCGAGGTGTCAGACACTCTTCTGAGCTGTGGTCATAAATGTGTTTGCACTGTCTGTGCCATTAAGGTTTACAATATGTTTGGGACCTGTCCATTGTGTCGCCAGCGCATATATTCCATCGAGGATCTCTAG